A stretch of Stenotrophomonas indicatrix DNA encodes these proteins:
- a CDS encoding squalene/phytoene synthase family protein: MSSTALDSFLDKWRSRWPEWSVAEPFVAESQRHVALAWFALLQEFDDMLNTAGDPLPADAKLAWWGEELRSWAAQRSRHPLGRVLEPVRAPWVQLAEALPDLVEARTVALDAAGAERALGNYADAVAAVEAVVFADKPRKGAGHAVLLQTLAQRLQDAGVAGVPRSLLDEDAGNAAQRWAQQLLKGWGTRVPGPRARRVWSSLARARLAAQAAGKPIEATPVRTLLRVWWAARG; this comes from the coding sequence GTGAGCAGTACAGCGCTGGATAGTTTCCTCGACAAGTGGCGCAGCCGTTGGCCGGAATGGTCGGTGGCCGAGCCGTTCGTGGCCGAATCGCAGCGCCATGTGGCGCTGGCGTGGTTCGCGCTGCTGCAGGAATTCGACGACATGCTCAACACCGCTGGCGACCCGCTGCCGGCGGACGCCAAGCTGGCGTGGTGGGGCGAGGAACTGCGCAGCTGGGCCGCGCAGCGTTCGCGGCATCCGCTGGGACGCGTGCTGGAGCCGGTGCGGGCACCGTGGGTGCAGCTGGCCGAGGCGCTGCCGGATCTGGTCGAGGCGCGCACCGTAGCGCTGGACGCTGCCGGTGCCGAACGCGCACTGGGCAACTATGCCGACGCGGTGGCTGCGGTCGAGGCCGTGGTGTTTGCCGACAAGCCGCGCAAGGGGGCTGGCCATGCCGTGCTGCTGCAGACCCTGGCCCAGCGCCTGCAGGACGCTGGCGTGGCCGGGGTTCCGCGCAGCCTGCTGGACGAAGATGCCGGCAACGCTGCACAGCGTTGGGCGCAGCAGTTGCTGAAAGGGTGGGGCACCCGCGTGCCCGGTCCACGTGCACGCCGGGTGTGGTCGAGCCTGGCGCGTGCACGTCTGGCGGCGCAGGCCGCCGGCAAACCGATTGAAGCCACGCCCGTGCGCACGTTGCTGCGCGTGTGGTGGGCCGCGCGCGGCTGA
- a CDS encoding dihydroorotase, translating to MSSTLITNARLVNEGRTFEGDLRIENDRIAQIGKGLTPRDGEQVVDAAGRWLLPGMIDDQVHFREPGLTHKGDIASESAAAVAGGLTSFMDMPNTNPPTLDSTILEAKYELARGRAWANYGFYHGASNDNLDAIRALDPKKAPGVKVFMGASTGNMLVDNPETLDAIFRECPTPIITHCEDTPMIDANLKAFQEKYGDALTPEMHPDIRSREACIKSTRLAMSLARKHGTRLHVLHISTADELALFEKGPLIRADGSRKQITAETCVHFLHFARPDYATKANLIKCNPAIKDVADREAITAALADDVLDVLATDHAPHTWEEKQKPYAQAPSGLPLVQYALVAALERVHEGKLTREQVVQKFAHAPAQLFDVEERGFLREGYFADLVLVEDVPFTVKREDVLSKCGWSPFEGTTFRSRVASTWVNGQLVWDGSTLVGKPAGQRMTYDR from the coding sequence GTATCGAGAACGACCGCATCGCGCAGATCGGCAAGGGTTTGACTCCGCGTGATGGCGAACAGGTGGTGGATGCGGCCGGGCGCTGGCTGCTGCCCGGGATGATCGACGACCAGGTGCACTTCCGCGAACCCGGCCTGACCCACAAGGGTGACATCGCCAGCGAATCGGCCGCGGCCGTGGCCGGTGGCCTGACCAGCTTCATGGACATGCCCAACACCAACCCGCCGACCCTGGATTCGACCATCCTGGAAGCCAAGTACGAGCTGGCGCGCGGCCGTGCCTGGGCCAACTACGGTTTCTACCACGGTGCCAGCAACGACAACCTCGACGCCATCCGTGCGCTCGATCCGAAGAAGGCGCCGGGCGTGAAGGTGTTCATGGGCGCGTCCACCGGCAACATGCTGGTCGACAACCCCGAAACCCTGGACGCGATCTTCCGCGAGTGCCCCACCCCGATCATCACGCACTGCGAAGACACGCCGATGATCGATGCCAACCTGAAAGCATTCCAGGAAAAGTACGGCGACGCACTGACCCCGGAGATGCACCCGGACATCCGTTCGCGCGAAGCCTGCATCAAGTCGACGCGGCTGGCCATGTCGCTGGCGCGCAAGCACGGCACCCGCCTGCACGTGCTGCACATCTCCACCGCCGACGAACTGGCGCTGTTCGAGAAGGGCCCGCTGATCCGCGCCGACGGCAGCCGCAAGCAGATCACCGCCGAGACCTGCGTGCACTTCCTGCACTTCGCCCGTCCGGATTATGCGACCAAGGCCAACCTGATCAAGTGCAATCCGGCGATCAAGGACGTGGCCGATCGCGAGGCGATCACGGCCGCGTTGGCTGACGACGTGCTGGACGTGCTGGCCACCGACCACGCCCCGCATACCTGGGAAGAGAAGCAGAAGCCCTATGCGCAGGCGCCGTCCGGCCTGCCGCTGGTGCAGTACGCGCTGGTCGCCGCACTGGAACGCGTGCACGAAGGCAAGCTGACCCGCGAGCAGGTCGTGCAGAAATTCGCCCATGCCCCAGCCCAGTTGTTCGATGTGGAAGAGCGAGGCTTCCTGCGCGAAGGTTACTTTGCCGACCTGGTGCTGGTGGAAGATGTGCCGTTCACGGTCAAGCGCGAGGACGTGCTGTCCAAGTGCGGCTGGTCGCCGTTCGAGGGCACAACGTTCCGTTCGCGCGTGGCGTCCACCTGGGTCAACGGCCAGCTGGTGTGGGACGGCAGCACGCTGGTGGGCAAGCCCGCCGGCCAGCGCATGACCTACGACCGCTGA
- a CDS encoding phosphoglycolate phosphatase, with the protein MTTAVFPRAVLFDLDGTLLDSAPDFVATLDAMLAERGRAPIDPAQLRPVVSKGSRAMVSAAFPELEAAERDALIPEFLQRYEASIGQHAVLFDGVAGMLGALDEAGTVWGIVTNKPEYLARLIVPQYGWQQRCAVLVGGDTLAERKPHPLPLLHAAQLIGIAAEDCVYVGDDERDIIAARAAGMPSVAALWGYRLHSDDPLAWQADVLVENAGLLQLASLWPSRPATPAQP; encoded by the coding sequence CCGTGTTCCCGCGTGCGGTGCTGTTCGACCTGGACGGTACGCTGCTGGACAGCGCCCCGGATTTCGTCGCCACCCTTGATGCGATGCTGGCCGAGCGCGGTCGCGCACCGATCGATCCTGCGCAGTTGCGGCCAGTGGTGTCCAAGGGTTCACGGGCGATGGTGTCGGCCGCGTTTCCAGAGCTGGAAGCAGCCGAGCGCGATGCACTGATTCCCGAGTTCCTGCAGCGCTACGAAGCCTCGATCGGCCAGCATGCCGTGCTGTTCGACGGCGTCGCCGGCATGCTCGGTGCGCTGGACGAAGCCGGCACCGTGTGGGGCATCGTCACCAACAAGCCCGAATACCTGGCGCGGCTGATCGTGCCGCAGTACGGCTGGCAGCAGCGCTGCGCCGTGCTGGTCGGGGGTGACACCCTGGCCGAACGCAAGCCGCATCCGTTGCCGCTGCTGCACGCCGCGCAGCTGATCGGCATCGCAGCGGAAGACTGCGTGTACGTCGGCGACGATGAGCGCGACATCATCGCCGCGCGTGCTGCCGGCATGCCGTCGGTGGCGGCGCTGTGGGGCTACCGCCTGCACAGCGATGACCCGTTGGCCTGGCAGGCCGATGTGCTGGTCGAGAATGCCGGACTTCTGCAACTGGCCAGTCTCTGGCCGAGCCGGCCGGCGACCCCGGCCCAGCCGTAA
- a CDS encoding M23 family metallopeptidase: MRPALMFAALLLAAPLLSAPAAQAQDGIGNLIDSRVVFPASASQGALVIGKVPAGSSVRYAGRDLRVSSYGSVVFGIGRDEKGPLQVQIRRPDGSSETAAIAVTTRDWPTERVNGVPPKTVNPPPAIAERIKREQAQVTAARARDDNRTDFTQTFIWPVQGRISGRFGNARVYNGQPGAGHSGMDIAVPTGTPVKAPAAGVVTFAGPDLYLTGGTLLLDHGFGVSSNFLHLSRIDVKVGDRVEQGQVIAAVGATGRATGPHLHWGMNWFDTRIDPLLVLERK, from the coding sequence ATGCGTCCGGCACTCATGTTCGCGGCGCTGCTGCTGGCAGCGCCCCTGCTCTCCGCACCCGCAGCCCAGGCACAGGACGGCATCGGCAACCTGATCGACAGCCGCGTGGTGTTCCCGGCCAGCGCGTCGCAGGGCGCGCTGGTGATAGGCAAGGTTCCCGCCGGCAGCAGCGTGCGCTATGCAGGCCGCGACCTGCGCGTGAGCAGCTACGGCAGCGTGGTGTTCGGCATCGGTCGCGATGAGAAGGGCCCGCTGCAGGTGCAGATCCGCCGACCGGATGGCAGCAGCGAGACGGCCGCCATCGCCGTGACCACGCGCGACTGGCCGACCGAGCGGGTGAACGGCGTACCGCCGAAGACGGTCAATCCGCCGCCGGCCATCGCCGAGCGGATCAAGCGCGAACAGGCGCAGGTCACCGCTGCGCGTGCGCGCGACGACAACCGCACCGATTTCACCCAGACCTTCATCTGGCCGGTGCAGGGCCGCATCAGCGGCCGCTTCGGCAACGCCCGCGTGTACAACGGCCAGCCCGGTGCCGGCCACTCCGGCATGGACATCGCCGTGCCGACCGGCACCCCGGTGAAGGCACCGGCGGCCGGTGTGGTGACGTTCGCCGGGCCGGACCTGTACCTGACCGGTGGCACGCTGCTGCTCGACCACGGCTTCGGCGTCAGTTCGAACTTCCTGCACCTGTCGCGCATCGACGTAAAGGTCGGTGATCGCGTCGAACAGGGCCAGGTGATCGCCGCCGTCGGCGCCACCGGCCGCGCTACCGGGCCGCACCTGCACTGGGGCATGAACTGGTTCGACACCCGCATCGATCCGCTGCTGGTGCTGGAGCGGAAATAA